In Tissierellales bacterium, the genomic window CATAGGTTCGAGCCCTATTGCGCCCACCATATAAAAAATGAAACATGGTATGGCCTGGTAGTTCAGTTGGTTAGAATGCTAGCCTGTCACGCTAGAGGTCGAGGGTTCGAGTCCCTTCCAGGTCGCCATCATGCTGGTGTAGCTCAATTGGTATAAGCAGAGAACCCAAATTAGGTTTGTAAATTTGGTGTGAATCGCTTAGGGAATGAGTAATGGACCAGTAGTAAGTTAAAGGGTATTATAATTTTATATCATGCTGGTGTAGCTCAATTGGTAGAGCAACTGACTTGTAATCAGTAGGTTGGGGGTTCAAGTCCTCTCACCAGCTCCATGATTAATAATAAGAGTGTATATAGGCTCATTATGGAGGAGTGCCCGAGTCTGGCTAAAGGGGACGGACTGTAAATCCGTTGGCTTTGCCTTCACTGGTTCAAATCCAGTTTCCTCCACCATTTAAGTTATGCGGAAGTGGCTCAGTGGTATAAGCAGAGAACCCAAATCAAGCCTTTCGATTTGGTGTGAATCGCTTAGTGGATATGGTCCTTATAGATAATTAAATTATATCTATATAGGGATTGTTTAAATTATGCGGAAGTGGCTCAGTGGTAGAGCATCGCCTTGCCAAGGCGAGGGTCGCGGGTTCGAATCCCGTCTTCCGCTCCATTTGTATTTTAATTACTATGCGGGTGTAGCTCAGTGGTAGAGCCCCAGCCTTCCAAGCTGGTTGCGAGGGTTCGATCCCCTTCACCCGCTCCATAATATTTAAATATATTTTTTACTCACAAAATAATTTTTTTCAAATAATATATAGTATGGCGGCATAGCCAAGCGGTAAGGCATAAGTAGAGAACCAAAACATGCTTTTGTTTTGTGTGAATCACTTAGTTCGTAAGCTATTCTAGCCACTAGAAGTTCTTATATTAGCAAAACTAAATACGGCGGCATAGCCAAGTGGTAAGGCATAAGTAGAGAACCAAAACGTGCTTTTGTTTTGTGTGAATCACTTAGTTCGTAAGTTATTCTAACCACTAAAAGTTCTTATATTAGCAAAACTAAATAATACGGCGGCATAGCCAAGTGGTAAGGCATAAGTAGAGAACCAAAACATGCTTTTGTTTTGTGTGAATCACTTAGTTCGTAAGCTATTCTAGCCACTAGAAGTTCTTATATTAACAAAACTAAATATGGCGGCATAGCCAAGTGGTAAGGCAGAGGTCTGCAAAACCTTTATCCCCAGTTCGAATCTGGGTGCCGCCTCCATATATAAGTGCCCATAGCTCAACTGGATAGAGTGCTTGACTACGAATCAAGAGGTTGAGGGTTCAAGTCCTTCTGGGCACGCCAATAAAAGTCCTTTTAACAATACTGTTAAAAGGACTTTTTATTTTTAGGATATTTGTAAATAATGAATAAATAATGAATCTGAATTAGATACTATTGTCTTTAATGTTGGAGGAAAATAGGACATAGAGGCATTAGAATATAAAATAATTATAAAAATAATAACAAAGAAAAATTATATAAAGCTCCAATGTATATTATCCTAAACTTTAAGGCCTGTTATTTTAACAGGAAAATTATAGCTACAATAAAAAAACAGGGACTATGGTTCTTAGTCCCTGTTTAAAAGATTTTAAAGCTTATAAAGTTTTTTATCCTATATTACTGAAGTTTCAGAATCTAATACAGAAGGTTCTCCAAGAGATTTAACTTCTTTATATCGTGGTGAATCAATGTAAAGTTCCCCAAGGTATGGGTTTCTCTTTGTAGTAGTAGCTTTATAAATCATATATACAAATACCATAATATTTGCTATCAATGCAGCAAGACTTATTGCAAAGTATATTTTTGGATTGTATGTTGACATTACTTGATACTTTCCTTGATCTTGGAAAGCAGGGAATGTTTGTGAAAACATACACCATATAGCTAAGGTATGAGCCCTATGTTGTAGCCATGCTCCTTTTCCTATAGTAAAAGCACAAAGAGTAGGTGCTAATAATAATGCAAGGCCACAATACCATGCATGACCTGGTAGGCAGTTATAAGTATATGCAAAGTTCCATAAATCATAAGCTATTATCCAGAACCACATCATATCTGGCCATAGCATATCCATACTTTTATCATTTTTAATTTTCTTTCTTATTACAATTCCAAACCATCCAGTAATAGTTATAGTATTTAATATCCCTGCAATACCATTCATATAATTCCAAGGACCACTCATCATGATTTCTCCTTCAAATAGTTCTTTCATAAGTCCAAGGTTACCTATTTGAAAATCACGAACCACAGCTTCTATAATATTAATAGCAAGAATTAATGGTGGGAAAATTAAAGCAAATTTTTTTTCTGAGAGTTTCCAAAGAGTTTTTCCTGTGATTTTATCTTTCTTTTTATAATGTCTTATGAACCAGAAACCTATACATCCTGCAGTAGCAGAATATACTTTTGCCAGGTGAAACCAATCTGTATAAATTGTATCTCTTAGAACTGTAAACCAGAGAATGGACAATACAGCTGGTAAAACAATAAAACTTATAAATCCACCTGACTTTGACCTTCTTGAAAATTCGTTAAATAAAAATAATGCAGCAAAAACTACAAACCACATACCCCAAGCTGAAAATAAAGATGCTCCTTCAGCATAATTAAATGTAAACATATATAATCCCCCTTATATAATATAGTTATGATATTTGATAAAAAATATACAAATATCTTTATGAAAAATATTTGATAAAAAATATACAAATATTTTTATGCAAATTCTATATATAATATAAATAAGAATCTATAATTAACCATATTTAACGAACCTATGGCTCTATACCTGTAAAATCTTAGGCTCTCTAACCTGACGCGCAAGTATTTTCCCATCTTCTATAAGTGGTGGTAGTTTACGTGGCAACAATCTCTTTAATTAAAAATTCCCTACCACTGAGCAACTCCCAATTCTTACTATCACAATTTGGACATTTCCCATCAGCCTTAATTAAATTAAATACTTCTTTACAATTATCACACATACCGTTTCCTGGTAATGTTTCAATTTCTAACTTTGTATCCTCTAACATAGTCCCATCTACTGCAGCAGGATAGCAAGCTTTAGCAAACTTTGGTATAACAGAGGACAGTTCTCCAATTTGAAGTACCAAAGTATCAATCTCTGTAATTTCATTTTCCTTTGCAAAATTTTCGACTGTTTGAACAACATTAATCATAATTCCTAATTCATGCAAATTAATGCACCCCTATTCTTTATAAGTAAAAATAGTGGGTGGGCAATCACCCACTATTTTTAAAAATAATAATTTATTTTATTTCTTATTTGAACCACTAAAGGTCTTCTTAATACTATGAGTAATCATTCTGCCTTTACGTTTAACTACATTTTTCACAATTACCGGTTTTAAATCTTGGAAAGCTACATTTTCTTCATCATAATTTCTTACTAAAGAGATGGCATCAAATTTACACTTAGTAGTACATTGTCCGCAACCAATACAAAGATATTCATCTACAACAGTAGCTCCACAGCTTAAGCAGCGATCTGTTTCTTTCTGAACTTGTTCCTCTGTAAGTGTAGCTCGTAAATCTTCAAAAGAAGTCTTAGCTTTAGCGCCATCTACATGTGGGATTCTTTGTCTTGGAAGACGGTCAAATCCTGCTAAGTCTATGCTTTCTTTATCAAATGCTTTAAATTCTCTTCTATCACGGCCAAGAATTAAATCTTGCCCAGGTTGAACATAACGATGAATTGAAATTGCACCTTCCTTGCCTAAAGCTATAGCATCAATGGCAAACTTAGGACCTGTAGCAGCATCTCCACCCGCAAAGATGTCTGGTTCACCTGTTTGTAACGTTTTAGGATCTACTTTAATTGTATTATTTCGATTTAATTCCACTTTTGATCCTTCTAATATATTACCCCAGTCTATTGCCTGACCGATTGAAAGTAGTATTTTATCTGCTTTAATAGTCTTAATATTATTTTCATCAAACTTAGGATTGAATCTTCCTGTTTCATCAAAGACTGATATACATTTTTTAAATTCTATACCTACAACACGACCATTTTCCGTAAGAACGCGTTTTGGGCCCCAAGAATTATTGATTCCAATATCCTCTGACATTGCTTCATTAATTTCTTCATCAAGGGCTGGCATTTCTTCTCTACTTTCTAAGCAGAACATTTCAACTGTTGATGCCCCAGCCCTAGTAGCTGTTCTTGCCACATCTATAGCAACATTACCACCGCCAATTACTACAACATCTCCTTCCATATTTACATTGTTACCCAAATTAACATCTAATAGAAAGTCTACACCTGAAATAACACCTTCAGCTTCTTCACCTTCAACACCTAGTTTTCTACCTGATTGAGCACCAATTGCTAGATAAAATGCTTCATATCCTTGTTTCCTTAATTCATTAAGAGTTATATCTTTACCTACTTCTACACCAGTTTTGAATTCTACACCTAGTTTTTTCAATATATCGATTTCTGCATTTATTACATCTTTTTCTAATCTATAAGAAGGAATACCAAGAGCCAACATACCACCAAGAGCTTCTTGTTTTTCGAATACTGTTACCTTATAGCCATCTATGGCTA contains:
- a CDS encoding DUF5692 family protein codes for the protein MFTFNYAEGASLFSAWGMWFVVFAALFLFNEFSRRSKSGGFISFIVLPAVLSILWFTVLRDTIYTDWFHLAKVYSATAGCIGFWFIRHYKKKDKITGKTLWKLSEKKFALIFPPLILAINIIEAVVRDFQIGNLGLMKELFEGEIMMSGPWNYMNGIAGILNTITITGWFGIVIRKKIKNDKSMDMLWPDMMWFWIIAYDLWNFAYTYNCLPGHAWYCGLALLLAPTLCAFTIGKGAWLQHRAHTLAIWCMFSQTFPAFQDQGKYQVMSTYNPKIYFAISLAALIANIMVFVYMIYKATTTKRNPYLGELYIDSPRYKEVKSLGEPSVLDSETSVI
- a CDS encoding hydrogenase maturation nickel metallochaperone HypA, with the translated sequence MHELGIMINVVQTVENFAKENEITEIDTLVLQIGELSSVIPKFAKACYPAAVDGTMLEDTKLEIETLPGNGMCDNCKEVFNLIKADGKCPNCDSKNWELLSGREFLIKEIVAT